The stretch of DNA TGGTTTTATGTATAGTGTATGAAAAGGAATTGCAAAGGATGTTTGCTATTACGCCTAGGGCTATAGCCCCAACTGCCCTAGGCATGTCTCCGATCACTCCCCGGGCCGGCGAAGAAAAAACCCAAGCTCGAGCCCGGCCTTAAGCACATGAATAGTGATATTTTAAAATTAAATTATCATATTCGGGATATTACACTCCCTTGTCTCAAAACAAGTGATTCAACTTTGtacttgagtcacttattttgcgaCGGAGGAAGTATTAATTTATTATACCTATATTTTGAATAAATATATATATGGCCATTTCATGCTTTCGGGTCGGGCTTCAGGTGAGAGAGTGGAGCCCGAGCCCCGCTCGAATGTTAGGCTTCGGGTTCGGGCCTCCGGGCCGAGTTGTCCATGAACAGGTCTACATTTGAGGTTTGAATGAATGGCGTATAATCTATAAGTAAAAATGAATTTATCAGCTTGTGTAAACTAAATAAATTTAAGAAGAAAAAACGAGAACCAACCAATCCAGCAGTATAAACATCCCTTAAAAATAAAAATTATTACATCAAAATGTACTCGGATAGCCGTCTTCATCCTCCCAAACGTCTGATGGTACTGCTCTCTAACCGGAGCCATCCTGTAGTTGCTAATCACGGACCGGAAGTCATCAAGGCCATGGGCCGACAAAGACCCTGGGAAAGAAATGGTCGCCGCTAGTCGATGGAAGAGTTGCGGATCCAAGAGTCAAAGCCCAATTATTTCTCACGAGCCTCATGCCAACATTAGAAGTTGTATCTACATGGCGAAGATAATGGCTGAGTCCAAACTACAAAGGAAAGTTGTCGCCGTCGCTGCGTGAACCAACCCTTCAAAACCTAGACAACAAGAAAACATGTCATCGACGCCACTACAGGCAACAACGTCGAAATGGAGAGATTCGAGGGGATCTAACACGCACCGTCACCACCACCAACGACACGCCACCAAGGAAGACTTCGTCGCCACCACCGTCGGAAGGGCCAGAGCAACCGGAAAAGTCCATAATGAGGGAAGCTACCGAAAAGGTCCATAGCAAGGGAAGCTACCGAATAGGTCCATAACAAGGGAAGCTACATGGACCCTCAACCCCGCCCTAATCTGTCTAGACTACGCAGCCCGGACGTGTTTTGCCATCCAATGTGGTCCTATATCCGTCTGCTGGCTGGTCCGAGCGTCCTTTTTCCCCGCAAACCGAAAGCAAACTGGGGGTACTTTGTGGGTGTCCGGACCGCAGTCATGCATGCCAACCTGTTTCAACCAAAAATCAGCTCCCTCGCCCCGCGTCCTTTCCCGCCCGAAGTGGTCAGTGTCGCTCTAGAGCATCAACGCCGCATTCAGGCCCAAAGCGGACGCGACCTCCCACGCCGCTCGGTCACTGAAGTGGCGCATCGAGAGTATCACCGCGCGCCACTTCCTAGTGCGttcaaacgacatccgccagttcgTTTCCCTCCATTAAACATGCGCAGTTGCCAAGGAACCTACTCCGACGCTACTCCTTCGTCTGTATGTTGCCCACCATTAACCATCTTGCCGCTTGGCCTGCCATCCACCCGCTATTTAAATTGCAGGCCTGTCAACAACCACATCCAACCTCCTCCGCTCCCTATCTCCTTTCGGCACCACACCCGCCATGGCCTCCTCGACCTCCAAATCCCTGTGGGACAAGCTCCAGTCCAAGCAGAAGGAGATCATCGCCATTGCAACCAGTTGGCAAGCAGGTAGACGGACGAGCTCTCCGGAGGCCAGCGATGCAGACTGGCCAATGGATGAGGCTACGAACAATGAGCTGGCGCCACTGTCATCGTCGGCCCATGCCGGCATCACCATGGGCGAGGCACAAGATCTCGCTACACCGACATTGTGTTGGAAGAGCGGGAGGCCGCGTTCCAGTAGGCCCAAACCGACTAGGCCTAGAACCTCTGCCTCCTTGACGAGCACCGACCGCAGAGGATTAACTCGCCACCGGCAGGGGCATTGCAGTGGACGTGAATGTGGACGACCAGGAGGCGCTCCTCCTATCCTACCGCTCCGCCCACGACATCTGCCATGAGCACCGGCGGCACCGCGTCCTTTAGGCGGAGATAGAAGCCGCCATCAAGGAGATCGACGAGGCAGCGAATGAAGTTTACGACAAGGACGAGGATGACGTCGCCAGCTCCGCGTCAGCCGCGCCCTGCCACCACCACGACGAAGCCGACACGTCAGCGGGCGCCGTCGACAACGAGGAAGaatagaacatgggaggccgctaGCGTTTGGGTCCCACGAAGGCCACCACTCCTCCCCTCCCGTTGAAGTTAAGCTTGACGTGCTTATCATCGTCGCCCAATTAGCCGCTTATCATTTTCTGGGGATCATGGCCAGCCGTCGCGCTATCAGACATGGGGAACATGCGCATGCAGTCATTTAGAATAGGTTAAAATACCACTTAGTCCAAATATATAGAAAATATaatgtttgtgctccgttttagatGTAAATCATCCGTTATTATGTAAACACTATCAAAATTTCAATGAGATTCGTCTGGTTCGTGTAATTTTGCATTAAATTTGTTTATTTTCATTAAATTCATTAAATTCCGTTCGAAATGTCTCTAGACATTTGCTTCTACACTTGGATGGTTGAGAACCTCTCGTATTATCAGTATCTACGGACTGGTCTCTACCGGTCCATGTACGGACATGACTTCTGATTTGGGGGTTAGCATTGGAGATGCCTTACTCCCACACCAATTTTTACTTATTTGTTAACCAAATAACATGCTCGCGTCCGTGCGTTCTCACTGTGCCTTGACAACCGAGGGGCACGACGGTAACTTCCCCATCCCAACAGTCACCGAACAGTTCCCCGTGGGCAGTTTGGGAAGAACACAAGACGCGCCGCAGTGACACACGCCGAGCCACAGACCACCACATATGCGGCGGCCCAGgagtgaggaagaggaggaggagagtcTCTCCCTGTCTGCCGCAAAAGCCAAATCCCCCATCTTTAACCCCGCTCCCTCCCATTTCCACGAGAAATCCATCGGAATCGCACCCGAAACCGCGAAGAAGAACAGCGAGGCGAGGCCGGATAAATCTCCCCCTGTCTGTCTTCATCGCAAAGCCCGTCCCTTTCTTGTTCCGCCTGAAGCCCTCCCCTTGTTCCCATCTCCTCTCCGTGTGTGCCGAATCGATCTTGCTTGGCGgcagagggaggacggaggagggtgACCTGCTCGGCTCTGCCATGGCATTGCCCGCGCGCCTCGTGCGCGTCGCGCTGCTGCTCCTCGTCGCGCTCTCCTTCTGCGCCGCCGGGACGCACCGCGCTCCCCGCGAGCCCCACCGGGCGCTCCACTCCGGCCAAGGTTACTTCTCCCCGTTGTTTCTTGTTTCCGTTGCCTGATTTGTCGCGGAGATTGCTGGCCGTGTTGACGATTCATGCGCGAGTAGCGGTTGCTTTTGTCATGCGTGTTCGTTAGAATATCTCTGTGCGATTTCCGGGCATTATTATTCTACCAAGTCGGATTGTTGATGCGGAAATACTCGGCCCCCAATTTTTTTACTGCTCTGTGGTCCTCAGGTTTCCGCGCATCTGTTTCTTGTCCTCTTCTTTTTCTCCCCTCAATTTTTATCTGAAAAAAGAATCACGTGTTGTGCTACCGACGTCTTGATTTCTGGATTCAGGCTCTTGCTCTCGATGAATCTGTATCTCtctgtaaaaaatagaaaaatatctGAATTTTGCTAATATGTTTATGTCACGCCGCTGCCTATTTTCAGTATGAAGATTTTCAgaatggtgttggcatcttggcagcctcacGAATTTCGGTCTCCTGCGTTCTTGTGACGGcacaccaattatttcatcctcttTTTAGCGAGACATTTTTTCCAAGTTCCTGTAGCTGGGTTTCAGGAATGCCGCTCTCAAATTCTTTCCGTACCTCAAATGGATTTCTCATTTCTGGTCCAGTCTTCCGTCCCTTTGGATGCGTGACTCATCCCCATCTCCACTCTTGCTTTATCCACAGGTGGTTTTCAGTAGGTTGCCTTCAGGCATCCGAGTGATGTACTAATGTTCCTGGAGTTGTTTTCCCAATCATTTAGTAGTATAGTTCTCCATTATATGAGGCTTAATTCCCCACAAAATTTCTTCTAGCTTCGATCTGTGAGTTTCAAGTCTGTTTGGTAATTTGAAGATCTGCACCCACAGCTTCCTTTTTTGTTCAAGTTATTCTGTAACTTAATTTAAGACGATTTTTGACAGTTTCATGGACTCTAAAAACGTCTTCTAAaaagttacagagggagtatatattatCACACCAGCATGGAGTATGCCTATGTGCTGGGATATAGTAATATTATCATGTGATTTACCTATGTTTCCTGGTTGTAACAAGAAACTCTCATTGGAAAAAATCAGATACGCATGGCTTGGTGGTGAGAAGATCAGTTGCTGAAGCTCCTGCTGACATAAATGTCACTACCAACAGCTCCTTTGTGTTGGCGGAACATCGAACATTTCGAAAGGACCCTCTGAATGCGTTCAACAGATATGAAGGAGGTTGGAATATCAGCGAAGTTCACTACTGGGCTGTAAGTCTGTTTGAAAACTAAGCGTGCATCTCTGTTATCTGCTTAGGTCTGTTGCTTGGATAGTAACAATATTATTGTCCCCTGATTCTTTTGTTTCAGTCTGTTGGATACACAGCGTATCCCTTGTTCGTCGTGGCCTTGCTGTGGTTTGTGCTGTTCTTCCTTCTTATGCTGGGGATTTCCTGCCACCATTGCTGCTGCCCGCACCACAGTTACAACTACTCCAGAATAGCATATGCCCTTTCACTGATACTCCTGATATTATTCACTTGCGCGGCAATGTAAGTACTCACACTTGTAAAGCCGGGTTGTTCCATGTTTCTTGCATCGGCATATTTTTGAATTGCGTTTGCTAAACTAGTTCCATCCCGTCAATGCTACCAGTGCTGGAAGTGTTGTGCTGTATGTTGGCCAGGGCAAATTCCATGCAAGCACAACGACCACCTTGGATTTCGTCGTCGACCAGGCGGATTTCACTGTTGAAAACCTTAGGAACCTCTCGGATAGTCTATCCGCTGCAAAGAAGGTTGACATAGGACAGTTCTTACTTCCTCCAAATGTGATGGGTGAGATCAATGAAATTCAGGCAAAATTGAACACATCAGCTACCGATCTTTCTACTAGAACATCTGAAAATTCTGTGAAGATCCAAAAATTGCTGAATCAAGTGTAAGTATCATTTTTCTAGCatatgtcttctaggcatagccggtcccaagcccgggtaaaggaggagggttgtgataggcttggcgagccaacgtaaaaactagccagtcccataggtatgaaacccatttgagcgagaatagtactaggatgggtgacctcctaggaagtcctcgtgaaagggtttcatatctaagggttgtgataggcttggcgagccaacgtaaaaactagccagtcttttgggtatgaaacccatttgggcgagagtagtactaggatgggtgacctcctgggaagtcctcgtgaaagggtttcatatctagcctaccccaacttgtttgggataaaaggTTTCGTAAGTATGTAAGTAAGTAAGTGTAAGTATCATTTTTCCTTGTCATCACAATTTCCTCTTAATTAATGATGCAATATGACAGGGGCTGGTTATCATGCACATGATTGACAAATTTCATTTCAGGCGGCTAGCTTTGATTATCATTGCAGCAGTAATGCTTCTTCTGGCATTTATTGGCTTCCGTAAGTGCTTATGATTTTTTACATTGGTTAAAAAATGAATGTAACTGTATGCATTTCTGAACAAAACTAAGTCCATTTTATGCTAACATGCTGATGGTTTGATTTTACCAGTGTTATCCATCCTCGGGCTGCAATTCCTTGTCAACATGTAAGTTCAGACCTTTGTTTATGCTAACATGCTTGAATTCCCCTTTCTTTGTGATAAACCATGCATATTGCTCATTTATTCAATTTTTATGCAGTTTGGTGGTTGTTGGATGGATACTAGTCACCGGGACCTTTATCCTGTGTGGTGTATTCCTTCTTCTGCACAAGTATGTACTCCACCCTTTTGCAATCTTCGCACTCAGTAAAAAATTTCTGTAGTATTAATATGCACATTTTTTTTATGAAGTGTTAATATGCATATAGAAGAACACTCAGTAGAAGTTTTTGTTAGTGTTAATGTGCACAAAGAACTGTTGTTTGAAGTGTTTCTATAAGTTTCTACGTAAGCTACAGCCAGGTTTAACTAATCTTTGTAATCAAATGGTAGATAGCCAGCTAATATATAGTTATATTGTGAAGTTAAAGAGTCTTTTACAGATTAGTGCCCATTATTTGGTTTTGGTGCCATGCCTATTTCAGTGTAAGGCCAGATCATGGTTGGGGCATGTTGTGACAGCACATGATGTAGCACCTGCATCAAATCATCAACAGTCTATATCTATCTTGCAACTATATGCATCGAAAATGACAATATATTTTCATCCTGGCGTTTTTCCTTGTTATTGCTGGTTAATTGGACTCTGAAGCCCCAACTACCAAATAATTTCTTTGTTCTTACTCCACTCACTTTTGTACTGTGTTCTCTGGTTCCTTCAAATCCATGCTGTCAGCACTCACCATTGACAAGTACAGACCGTAAACCCATCTGTCTACCATCATCATCATTCCTCTCTTTTAGGATAAACTGGGATCTACGAAGTCGGAAGGGGTTAGTTTGAGAACAAAATCCATTTAGTGATAGTAGCGATAGCTGGTTGCTATGGTGTACTTTATTTTGTTTTGAAGTTATGTGTCGAGTTAATTACAATTATTTTTCCTTTGCTACATGGACCACTGACTTTGGCCCCTGGTGATATCTCTGGCATGGGAACATATATTCTGTGAACATCTTTTATACCCCCCCTTTGAacttccaaaacatcttatatttaggaacggagggagtagctttgttTCAAGTTGTTCCTTTCTGTTGCAAAACCTGTACAGAATCATGTTTGAAAACATGTAACTCTCGGTAAAAACTGCGAAAAAATGGGGCATTTGATGTAGCTTCATGCATGTAGAACAAGATTTCGTGTTTTCTGTACTACTAAGTAGGTACTGTTACATGGTATGTTTGTTTTGGTCCATTCACTGGTGCTCTAGTGCTTGCTTACTTTGTGATAACGACTCTTATGCTATGATGAACGAGTTGTCTTATTCTGTCTATTTGTCACCTTTTCTGTCATGACAGTGTTGTTGGTGACACCTGTGTTTCAATGGACGAGTGGGTCGCTCATCCAACAGAACACACTGCTCTGGATGACATTATCCCCTGTGTTGAACCGGCTACGGCGAACGAGACCCTGACACGAACCAAGGAAGTCACATCACAACTAGTGAATCTGGTGAACCAGGTGCTCTCCAATGTGTCAAACCGAAACTTTCCTCCGGCGGCCACTCCCTTTTACTACAACCAGTCAGGGCCACTGATACCCACACTCTGCAACCCGTTTGGACCCAATCTGAGCAAGCGCACCTGCGCCCGCGGAGAGGTCACCTTGGACAATGCAACCCAGGTAATCGAATAGTTTGTGGCTGCCAGTTGCACTTTGAGATCACATCATTTTGGTGAAACTCTGAACAACACTGGTAATGGTTTGTCTGCCCGTGCCGCTGAATGCAGGTCTTCAGGAGCTTCGAGTGCCAGACGAGGGTGGTGTCAGGGACTGAGGTCTGCACAACAGTGGGCCGGCTGACCCCTCGGATCTTCGGGCAGATGGCGGCGGGCCTGAATGTGAGCCTGGGGCTGTACCAGTATGGGCCGTTCCTGGTGCAGCTGCAGGACTGCACCTTCGTGCGCGACACCTTCAGCAACATCAGCCAGAACTACTGCCCGGGGCTGGAGCGGTACAGCAGGTGGGTGTACATCGGGCTGGTGCTGGTGTCGTCGGCCGTGATGCTGTCCCTCATCTTCTGGGTGATCTACGCCAGGGAGCGGCGCCACCGGGCATACAACAAGGCGCACCGAGGCGACAAGCCGGCACCGATGGGCGGGAACACCTGATCAGCGACGGCCGTTTCATGCGTTCGATCGCCATGGATGGCGTCAGTGAGTGTAGAGAGTAGAGGACCGCTGTGTGGTTGACTTGATTGCTGCCTGTTGATTGATTCTTTCGTCGTTTTTGTGAATCTGATGCTTGCTAGTATTTGTTTGTGTTCCTGCTCGGTTGATGTACAATTTGTGATCTACTAGGAATGAAGGATTGCTGTAGACTCTGCTCTGCTTCTCCTTCAGTTTGTGATGTACAGTCTGTGATCACTCACTTTGGCGTTGGGATTTAGATCAAACGAGGTAGCTAATTGCACAAAGTTCGATTCGATGGCGCACAAATGATCTCAGGGTGAGCTATTGAACCATGCGCCCGGCGTTCATCGCTTGTGCTCTTCAAAGTCCCGATAACTTAGGCCCCATGCTTGCCTGATCGAGCTGAGTTACTCATCAAGTTCAGAGGTCGCCCCTGAGTTCTTCTTGGTCCCTGGCTCTCTGCAGCTTTGGTTTCTTTCTCCTGTACCAATTCTAGACCACTTGCAACTCCTGAAGGAAGGCCATCACTTTTTTTTGCCAAAAAACACTCAGGTACTTAAGAAGTAGTACAAAGCACCACaaatataataaaaattacatcgagtaTTCTACACAATCGGCTTATGCAAAGTTTAGTTCACAAGGAGAGTATACTAATATATGCACACACAAAGTTATACAACATTTAACGACCCTCCAAGGCTGTGATGCTAATTGCATTTATAGAGTTCTCCATGTTATCTGTTGCTTCTTGACCTTCACGATTACTTAGAGCAAAATAGGCGGGTTGCTTTGGAGTTGGAAGAAGCGTGTTTCCATTCTCCAGCATAAGCATAACCGATGACATTAGTGGCCTATCGTTGGGATGGTCTTGAACACACAAGAGTCCGATATGAACACACCGTAGAACTTCATGAAGTGAGCAATTAACGACAATAGAAGAGTCCACTAGTTCAGTTGCTTCTCCAACTTCCCATAGTCTCCACGCCTGACCAAGAAAATGAAGTGACGATGAAGttaacaagtactccctccatcccaaaataagtgtcttagttttattttgggacggagggagtagtagtttatGAGGTTGGGGCCCTTGCAGTGTGTGTGGGgttggggggtggggggtggggttaTATAAGGCTGCAAAAATTTGTTTTGAGCTCAAGTGAACTGATCTTCAGGCCACTAACAATCTCCAAGAGAAGAACACCAAAGCTATATGTGTCTGTTTTAACAGAAAATGCACCTCCCATCGCATATTCAGGTGACATGTAACCACTATTTAAGACATTCAACAAGTCAGAAAGGAATGTATGAACTAAATTGTATTAAGCCATGGAGAGTACAATGTTAAGGATTTGTTAATTCACTAGTTACTTACTATGTCCCGACAACCCTAGTAGTGTTTGCATGATTCTGGTTTGCACCAAATATTCGTGCCATACCAAAATCTGAAATTTTGGGAGTCATTTCTGCGTCCAACAAGATGTTGCTTGCTTTGAGATCTCTGTGAATTATTGTTAATCTTGAATCTTGATGGAGATAAAGAAGACCTCTTGCTATTCCTTTAACTATTTTGAACCGTGTCGACCAGTCAAGCATGTGTTTTTGTGCAACATCTTGATCAAATATGAAACAAATCTAGCCATCATGAGTATAACTCCGGCTAATGTAAGAATTAAGCAACATAAGGTCAACATACTAAAACGTACCAAAAAGGAAGGCATCCAAACTTTTGTTAGGTAAGTATTCATAGATCAGTAACTTCTCATCTTCCTGAATGCAACACCCATGAAGTCTGACTAGGTTTTTGTGCTGCAGTTTCGCAATTAGAACTACTTCATTTTTGAACTCCACAATACCTTGACCAGAACCCTGACTAAGCCTTTTCACAGCAACCTCATATCCACCTTCCATTGTGCCCTATAAGAGCGCATATTTTTTAGTCGAGTAACACTTGGAAGCTAACTTTTTCAACTGCACAATGCCTTTCACACAATGAAGTATTCTCCTTGTATACCCTAAAAT from Triticum dicoccoides isolate Atlit2015 ecotype Zavitan chromosome 6A, WEW_v2.0, whole genome shotgun sequence encodes:
- the LOC119318354 gene encoding uncharacterized protein LOC119318354 yields the protein MALPARLVRVALLLLVALSFCAAGTHRAPREPHRALHSGQDTHGLVVRRSVAEAPADINVTTNSSFVLAEHRTFRKDPLNAFNRYEGGWNISEVHYWASVGYTAYPLFVVALLWFVLFFLLMLGISCHHCCCPHHSYNYSRIAYALSLILLILFTCAAIAGSVVLYVGQGKFHASTTTTLDFVVDQADFTVENLRNLSDSLSAAKKVDIGQFLLPPNVMGEINEIQAKLNTSATDLSTRTSENSVKIQKLLNQVRLALIIIAAVMLLLAFIGFLLSILGLQFLVNILVVVGWILVTGTFILCGVFLLLHNVVGDTCVSMDEWVAHPTEHTALDDIIPCVEPATANETLTRTKEVTSQLVNLVNQVLSNVSNRNFPPAATPFYYNQSGPLIPTLCNPFGPNLSKRTCARGEVTLDNATQVFRSFECQTRVVSGTEVCTTVGRLTPRIFGQMAAGLNVSLGLYQYGPFLVQLQDCTFVRDTFSNISQNYCPGLERYSRWVYIGLVLVSSAVMLSLIFWVIYARERRHRAYNKAHRGDKPAPMGGNT